The sequence GTAGCGATTTACTTTGGCTCGTATTACCTGAGCGAATACGCGGGCGTGGATTTCTCGTTTGATCGATTCCCGGCGGTGATTGTCGCGTTTTCGATAAACTATGCTGCGTACTTTGCAGAAATTTTCCGCGGCGGCATCCAGTCGATTCCCAAGGGGCAGTACGAAGCCGCTTATATGCTTGGCTTGACTCGTGCTCAAACTTTTTACCGCATTATCCTCCCGCAGGTTGTAAAGCGTGTTGTGCCCGCCAGTGCAAACGAAGTCATCACGCTTGTGAAAGATACTTCACTAGCGCAAGTGATTGCCGTGACGGAACTTTTTGCACTCGCCAAAAAACAACAGGCGGCTTACGCTAGCATTTATCCTTTGTTTGTGGCGGGCGTGTTCTATTACATTGCCAATTTGCTCTTGAGCATGTTCTTTGCTTACGTTGAACGCAAGCTGAATTATTATAAGTGAGGCGTGGTATGGATTATGCAAACAATCAGTCTGTAATTACAAATGGCGCCTCTCAAGATACATCTCCGATTCTCGAAGTCAAGCACTTGAAAAAATCTTTTGGTGACTTGCATGTGCTCAAGGATATTTCTTTGGACCTCAACGCCGGCGAGGTGCTTTCGATTATTGGACCTTCCGGTTCTGGCAAAAGTACGCTCCTCCGTTGCTTGACGCAGCTCGAAACATTCGAAGCGGGCGAGGTGCGTGTTGATGGAAAAAACTTGGTTGTGTCAGCCCTCAACGAACCGATAAAATATGCTCCCGCTAATGTGCTCCGCGAAATTCGCCTTTCGACCGGTCTCGTGTTTCAGAACTTCAATCTGTTCCCGCATTTGACCGTTCTCCAGAACTTGACGCTTGCTCCGATTCGCGTGCTCGGCATTCCGCGTGAAGAAGCCCGCGCTACGGGACGTCGTTTGCTTAAGCAGATGGGGCTTGAAAGCAAGGAAAAGTCTTACCCCTGCGAACTGAGTGGCGGCCAGCAGCAGCGCGTGTCTATAGCCCGTGCGCTTGCTTTAAAACCAAAAATTCTTTTCTTTGATGAACCGACGAGCGCTTTGGACCCAGAACTTACGGGCGAGGTTCTCAAGATTATCAAGAAGCTGGCCGAAGACCGCATGACGATGGTCATTGTGACTCATGAAATGGCTTTTGCACGTGATGTGGCGAACAAGGTTATTTTCATGGATCAGGGTGTCGTTGTTGAACAAGGAACTCCTGATTTTGTGTTTAACCAATCTCAAAACAAACGATTGAGCGCATTTTTGGAACGCTTTTCTCGGAACTAGTTCTCCTTTTTTTATTTTATGATGACCATGGAAGATTTTTTCTTTTATGGAAATATTTTATAAAAAGTGAGTTAGAATGAAACGTTTTATAGTTGCATTGGCGGTTGCGCTGATGGGCTTTGGCTCAAACGCTTTTGCCGATGAAGACAATTTTAACGATGCTTCTGCTAAAAAATCAGAAGCTCCTGCGGTTAGAAACCTATCTGTAGACCCATTTCACTTTGGTGTTCATGTGGGTATGGGCTTTGGAAGCTATTGGGATTATCCGTCCGATTTGCTTGGGAAAAATGATTGGTTTAATGTGGGCTTTGATTTAGGTTGCACGTTCAACACCAGGATTAACCGTTATTTGAGCGTTGTTCCGGAATTGAATTTTGGCATGGTTATAAGCTCTAGAGATCTTGGTGATGATGTCTCCGAGAATCGCGGAGCCTATGGAATCAATATTCCAGTTGCTGTTCGTTTTACTCCGACTCGGCAGTTTTATCTTGAAACCGGTGTCCGCATGGCCTTTAACTTTGCGTCATCGCATACCTTTAGCGGGTCTGACTTTTATGGCAATTCTGTTTCTGTTTCGGCTTCGGAAACAGATGGGTTCGTTTGGGAGGCAAAGACTTTTGTTCCGTCCCTTATCTTTGGCCTTGGTGGGACCTTCAGAGAAAATTCACATCATGATATTGATGTTGGCGCTCGTTTTGTTCTTGATGTTGGCGGAATTGAAAAATATGACGATATTTACCTTACCGATGGTAAACAAAGGATGTCTGTGAAAAATAAAGCGAAAGTGTGGAATATACAGATTGTTTTCAATTACTATTTTGGTTCACCGCTATCCAGCTTTTAATAAATGTTCGATATTGCCAAATTTTGCCGTTTTGGGGTGAATTTGGCTGTGTTGTACAAGAATAAAACATTTTTGAAAATTTTTATAAAATTTTCAAAAATGTTGTTCTGTGTTTTTGTATTTTACCCTCACCAAATAAAACTGATTATGCGACATCATCAGATGTTGTTTAAAGGAGAAAAAATGAAAAAGATCATACTTGCTTCTGCTATTGCCTTTATGTGCCTTAGCTCAAACGCCTTTGCCGAAGATGATGGCTATGGTAACGACATTCCACCAGCAAGGTCCGAAGGCACTGTCGATGACGGCTACGGCAACAAACTCCCAGCAAATAATGAACCGGAATACAAGTCTTTTGAAGAAGCCCGTGCTTCGTCTAATGGCTCTTCGTCCGGTTCTTCGACTTCTGCCGATGCTCCGATATTCAATATCGGCTTCCATTTAGGCTTTGGCTTTGGAAATTTGTTGAGCTACCCGTCTAATCCTTTGTATACGGAATACATGGGAAAAAAGGAAGATTGGACAAATTACTCATTTGACGTTGGTGGTA is a genomic window of Fibrobacter succinogenes containing:
- a CDS encoding amino acid ABC transporter permease → MSDLSNLLPILWGGFCTTLAIFALTLLFSIPLGLLVAVLKMSRYRIIRYPVSFYISVMRGTPLLLQIVAIYFGSYYLSEYAGVDFSFDRFPAVIVAFSINYAAYFAEIFRGGIQSIPKGQYEAAYMLGLTRAQTFYRIILPQVVKRVVPASANEVITLVKDTSLAQVIAVTELFALAKKQQAAYASIYPLFVAGVFYYIANLLLSMFFAYVERKLNYYK
- a CDS encoding amino acid ABC transporter ATP-binding protein translates to MDYANNQSVITNGASQDTSPILEVKHLKKSFGDLHVLKDISLDLNAGEVLSIIGPSGSGKSTLLRCLTQLETFEAGEVRVDGKNLVVSALNEPIKYAPANVLREIRLSTGLVFQNFNLFPHLTVLQNLTLAPIRVLGIPREEARATGRRLLKQMGLESKEKSYPCELSGGQQQRVSIARALALKPKILFFDEPTSALDPELTGEVLKIIKKLAEDRMTMVIVTHEMAFARDVANKVIFMDQGVVVEQGTPDFVFNQSQNKRLSAFLERFSRN
- a CDS encoding porin family protein, which encodes MKRFIVALAVALMGFGSNAFADEDNFNDASAKKSEAPAVRNLSVDPFHFGVHVGMGFGSYWDYPSDLLGKNDWFNVGFDLGCTFNTRINRYLSVVPELNFGMVISSRDLGDDVSENRGAYGINIPVAVRFTPTRQFYLETGVRMAFNFASSHTFSGSDFYGNSVSVSASETDGFVWEAKTFVPSLIFGLGGTFRENSHHDIDVGARFVLDVGGIEKYDDIYLTDGKQRMSVKNKAKVWNIQIVFNYYFGSPLSSF